One region of Glycine max cultivar Williams 82 chromosome 9, Glycine_max_v4.0, whole genome shotgun sequence genomic DNA includes:
- the LOC100782169 gene encoding receptor-like protein 7, producing the protein MGFQWFFALSIQFLMLCLLFSFTVTNCLLSVPPTRCHEDESHALLQFKERFVISKSTSYNPFSYPKIASWNATTDCCSWDGIQCDEHTGHVITIDLSSSQIFGILDANSSLFHLKHLQSLDLADNDFNYSQIPFRIGELSQLRYLNLSEANFSGEIPEQVSHLSKLLSLDLSRAFYSSPDTGNLLSFKISTLRSLIQNSTNLENLHLSYVTISSSVPDILTNITSLQQLSLYHCELYGEFPSEIFHLPNLRYLNLGHNQNLTGKFPDFHSSAQIARLELASTSFYGTLPASIGNLKSLNWLSISRCNFSGSIPSSFRNLTQLMFLDIMHNKLKGHLSSFLANLTKLQTLRVGFNEFTTDTISWICKLSGVNDLSLDFVNISNEIPFCFANLTHLSVLSLSHSNLSGHIPSWIMNLTNLAYMDLRGNNLQGEIPNSLFELENLEIFSVIGNLLEGELEVDKFLKHKMLVSVELCFNKLSLLVNGKNPSNASLSRIQGLGLASCNLKEFPHFLQDMPELSYLYMPNNNVNSFPSWMWGKTSLRGLIVSHNSLIGKISPLICNLKSLMHLDLSFNNLSGMIPSCLGSSIQSLQTLRLKGNKLIGPIPQTYMIADLRMIDLSNNNLSDQLPRALVNCTMLEYIDVSHNQIKDSFPFWLGSLPELKVVALSDNHLYGSIRCPTTCTFPKLHIIDLSHNQFSGSLPSKTIQNWKSMKVSRKSQLQYEYYMAYKLLGRFSWQDDQYSYSFTMCNKGMVMVYEKLQQFYNLIAIDLSSNKFCGEIPDVMGDLTGLVLLNLSNNMLGGSIPSSLGKLSNLQALDLSLNSLSGKIPQQLEELTFLSYFNVSFNNLSGPIPQNKQFATFEGSSFEGNQGLCGNQLLKKCEDDGGSPFAPPSASDNNDQDSGFLADFDWKVVLIGFGGGLLAGVALESYFSH; encoded by the coding sequence ATGGGGTTTCAGTGGTTTTTTGCTCTGTCAATACAGTTTCTGATGCTTTGTTTACTGTTTTCATTCACTGTTACTAATTGTCTTCTTTCAGTTCCTCCTACAAGATGCCATGAAGATGAAAGCCACGCCTTGTTGCAATTTAAGGAAAGGTTTGTTATTAGTAAGTCTACTTCTTATAATCCTTTCAGTTATCCTAAAATTGCATCTTGGAATGCAACCACAGATTGCTGCTCATGGGATGGCATTCAATGTGATGAGCACACAGGTCATGTCATTACCATTGATCTTAGTAGCAGTCAAATCTTTGGTATATTGGATGCTAATAGCAGCCTCTTTCAcctcaaacaccttcaaagCCTTGATCTTGCTGATAATGACTTCAACTACTCTCAAATCCCATTTAGGATTGGTGAGCTTTCACAGTTAAGGTATCTGAACCTTTCTGAAGCTAATTTTTCAGGTGAAATCCCAGAACAAGTCTCACATTTATCCAAGTTACTGTCTCTTGATCTAAGTAGGGCATTTTATAGTTCTCCAGATACAGGAAATCTTTTGAGTTTCAAAATATCCACTCTAAGAAGCTTAATTCAAAACTCAACTAATCTTGAAAATCTTCATCTTAGTTATGTGACCATTTCCTCATCTGTACCTGATATTCTTACAAATATTACATCTTTGCAACAACTCTCTCTTTACCATTGTGAACTATATGGGGAATTTCCATCTGAAATATTCCACCTTCCAAACTTGAGATATCTAAATTTGGGGCATAACCAAAACCTCACTGGTAAATTTCCTGATTTTCATTCAAGTGCACAAATTGCCAGGTTAGAACTTGCTTCCACAAGTTTCTATGGTACCCTACCTGCATCCATAGGAAATCTCAAGTCTTTGAATTGGTTATCAATTTCACGATGCAATTTTTCAGGGtctattccttcttcatttAGAAACCTCACACAGCTTATGTTTCTGGATATTATGCACAACAAACTAAAGGGTCATCTTTCTTCATTCTTGGCAAATCTTACTAAGTTACAAACCCTGAGAGTTGGttttaatgaatttacaacTGACACCATCTCATGGATTTGTAAGCTGTCGGGAGTAAATGATTTGAGCCTAGactttgtaaatattagcaATGAGATTCCATTTTGTTTTGCAAATCTCACCCACCTATCTGTATTATCCCTATCTCACAGCAATTTAAGTGGACATATTCCATCTTGGATAATGAACCTAACTAATTTAGCTTACATGGATCTTCGAGGAAATAATCTTCAGGGTGAAATTCCAAACTCTCTCTTCGAACTTGAGAACCTGGAAATCTTTTCTGTGATTGGTAATCTATTGGAGGGAGAATTAGAGGTGGATAAGTTTCTAAAGCACAAAATGCTAGTTTCAGTTGAATTATGTTTCAATAAATTGTCATTATTAGTTAATGGAAAAAATCCATCCAATGCAAGCCTTTCTCGAATTCAAGGGTTAGGTTTGGCTTCATGCAATTTGAAGGAGTTTCCACATTTTCTCCAGGACATGCCTGAGCTGTCATATCTTTACATGCCAAACAATAATGTCAATTCATTCCCCAGTTGGATGTGGGGAAAAACAAGTCTTCGGGGCTTAATTGTTTCCCACAACTCATTGATAGGAAAAATATCCCCACTGATATGCAATTTGAAATCTCTTATGCATCTTGATTTATCATTTAACAACTTAAGCGGCATGATTCCCTCATGTTTGGGAAGTTCTATTCAATCTCTGCAAACTTTGCGGCTAAAAGGAAACAAATTGATTGGCCCCATTCCTCAAACATATATGATAGCTGATCTGAGAATGATAGATTTAAGCAATAACAATTTGAGCGATCAATTGCCAAGAGCACTGGTAAACTGTACAATGCTAGAGTATATTGATGTAAGTCATAACCAAATTAAAGATTCATTTCCTTTTTGGTTGGGATCTCTTCCGGAGCTGAAAGTTGTTGCTCTAAGTGATAATCATTTGTATGGATCTATACGGTGTCCTACAACTTGTACATTTCCCAAACTGCACATCATAGATCTTTCTCACAATCAGTTCTCTGGAAGTTTGCCTTCAAAAACAATCCAGAATTGGAAATCCATGAAAGTTTCCCGCAAGAGTCAATTACAGTATGAGTATTATATGGCGTATAAGTTGTTGGGGAGGTTCAGTTGGCAGGATGATCAATATAGCTATTCATTTACAATGTGTAACAAAGGGATGGTAATGGTTTATGAAAAGCTCCAACAGTTTTACAATCTGATAGCGATTGATCTTTCAAGTAATAAATTCTGTGGGGAGATTCCAGATGTTATGGGAGACTTAACAGGCCTTGTTTTGCTCAACCTGTCAAATAACATGCTTGGTGGCAGCATTCCTTCTTCCTTGGGGAAGCTTTCAAACCTTCAAGCATTGGACCTATCTCTCAACAGTTTATCAGGGAAGATTCCTCAACAATTGGAAGAACTAACCTTTCTTTCTTACTTTAATGTGTCCTTTAACAATCTCTCAGGTCCAATACCACAAAATAAGCAGTTTGCTACATTTGAGGGCAGTTCATTTGAGGGTAATCAAGGGTTATGTGGGAATCAATTATTGAAGAAATGTGAGGATGATGGAGGGTCACCATTTGCTCCACCTTCTGCCTCTGATAATAATGATCAAGACTCAggatttttggctgattttgaCTGGAAAGTGGTTCTGATTGGGTTTGGGGGTGGACTTCTTGCGGGAGTGGCATTGGAAAGCTATTTCAGTCATTAG